The Xanthomonas sp. DAR 34887 genome has a segment encoding these proteins:
- a CDS encoding TonB-dependent receptor — protein MKAALTLRLLPLSIAAVVLAPTALAQTAAPADAAAPAAQSDATTLDTVVVSGTARFKGLRKRDASFSITTATPEQIQQAVPQSSADLLKIVPGVWAEPSGGGTGANIFVRGMPSEGDAPFVTFQLDGSPLFPPPTLSFLENSTLFRTDDTIERMEVLRGGSSPIFSNGQAGITANFIQKQGQDEPAGSVRLTGGSDNLRRIDLFNSGPMGNGWYYSIGGFFRETDGVRDPQFSADKGGQFSATLSKRWDSGDLTFYARHTDDNNAFYTAIPLLSRNNGSDLSSFPGLNAQTGTLLSNDFRNVSLPVGPNGQTVQRDLADGRGINIDVFGGELNWQLGDWTLADRFSVMGGTAPTYALFTGDAPQRLSDFIAGYGSTGSATYTNGGGAVDPNQQVLEAGWWSVDKRLNSFTNDLRLSRELFAGNTLTVGSYYAKYSSNDTWYLGNTMLLTAQNHARRIDVSLDDGRQPTRDGFTSTAFFALRAHYDGENTAVFVADEWELDERLRLDLGARYERQRVTGTVHDTATVDLDGNPATLYDNATSISLPSARRIDQDDNALSWTAGLNFKLDAHNSLFARVNSGVKFPGFDNLRDGQTKVQDIDQYELGLKSGAAAYDLYLTAFYNTFKNSPFQAFLANGQNFTTVGDSRAYGLEVEGAIRPFGGFELAGTGVWLDAKYRNYREYTGNQVMRQPKRQFRLTPSYYWMLPFGDLRVFATYSYIGERYADLANSQRLPSYDMLDLGASLHAGEHWEFTASGSNVTNELGLTEGNVRVPGAATGGVFMGRPIAGRQYQVSVAYRW, from the coding sequence ATGAAAGCCGCCCTGACCCTCCGCCTGTTGCCGCTGTCCATCGCCGCGGTCGTGCTTGCGCCGACCGCGTTGGCGCAGACCGCCGCACCCGCCGACGCCGCCGCACCCGCCGCGCAGTCCGATGCCACCACCCTGGATACCGTGGTGGTCAGCGGCACCGCGCGCTTCAAGGGCCTGCGCAAGCGCGACGCCAGCTTCTCGATCACCACCGCCACGCCCGAACAGATCCAGCAGGCGGTGCCGCAGAGCAGCGCCGACCTGCTGAAGATCGTGCCCGGCGTGTGGGCCGAGCCCAGCGGCGGCGGCACCGGCGCCAACATCTTCGTGCGCGGCATGCCCTCCGAAGGCGATGCGCCGTTCGTCACCTTCCAGCTCGACGGCTCGCCGCTGTTCCCGCCGCCGACGCTGTCGTTCCTGGAAAACTCTACGCTGTTCCGCACCGACGACACCATCGAGCGCATGGAGGTGCTGCGCGGCGGCTCCAGCCCGATCTTCTCCAACGGTCAGGCCGGCATCACCGCCAACTTCATCCAGAAGCAGGGCCAGGACGAACCGGCAGGCAGCGTGCGCCTCACCGGCGGCAGCGACAATCTGCGCCGCATCGACCTGTTCAACAGCGGGCCGATGGGCAATGGCTGGTACTACAGCATCGGCGGCTTCTTCCGCGAAACCGACGGCGTGCGCGACCCGCAGTTCTCCGCCGACAAGGGCGGCCAGTTCAGCGCCACGCTGAGCAAGCGCTGGGACAGCGGCGACCTGACGTTCTACGCGCGCCACACCGACGACAACAACGCGTTCTACACCGCGATCCCGCTGCTGTCGCGCAACAACGGCAGCGACCTGTCCAGCTTCCCCGGCCTCAATGCGCAGACCGGCACCCTGCTCAGCAACGACTTCCGCAACGTCAGCCTGCCGGTCGGCCCGAACGGGCAGACCGTGCAGCGCGACCTGGCCGACGGCCGCGGCATCAACATCGATGTGTTCGGCGGCGAGCTCAACTGGCAGCTCGGCGACTGGACCCTCGCCGACCGCTTCAGCGTGATGGGCGGCACCGCGCCGACCTACGCGCTGTTCACCGGCGATGCGCCGCAACGCCTGAGCGATTTCATCGCCGGCTACGGCAGCACCGGCAGCGCCACCTACACCAATGGCGGCGGCGCGGTCGATCCGAACCAGCAGGTGCTGGAAGCCGGCTGGTGGTCGGTGGACAAGCGCCTGAATTCCTTCACCAACGATCTGCGCCTGAGCCGCGAACTGTTCGCCGGCAATACGCTCACCGTCGGCAGCTACTACGCCAAGTATTCTTCCAACGACACCTGGTATCTCGGCAATACCATGCTGCTGACCGCGCAGAACCACGCACGGCGCATCGACGTCAGCCTGGACGATGGCCGCCAGCCGACCCGCGACGGCTTCACCAGCACCGCCTTCTTCGCCCTGCGCGCGCACTACGACGGCGAGAACACCGCCGTATTCGTCGCCGACGAATGGGAACTGGACGAACGCCTGCGCCTGGACCTGGGCGCGCGCTACGAGCGCCAGCGCGTCACCGGCACCGTGCACGACACCGCCACGGTGGACCTGGACGGCAATCCGGCCACGCTGTACGACAACGCCACCTCGATCTCGCTGCCGAGCGCGCGCCGCATCGACCAGGACGACAACGCGCTGTCGTGGACCGCCGGCCTGAACTTCAAGCTCGACGCGCACAACAGCCTGTTCGCGCGGGTCAATTCCGGGGTGAAGTTCCCGGGCTTCGACAACCTGCGCGACGGGCAGACCAAGGTGCAGGACATCGACCAGTACGAACTGGGATTGAAGTCCGGTGCGGCCGCCTACGACCTGTACCTGACCGCGTTCTACAACACCTTCAAGAACTCGCCGTTCCAGGCGTTCCTGGCCAACGGCCAGAACTTCACCACGGTCGGCGACTCGCGCGCCTACGGCCTGGAGGTGGAAGGCGCGATCCGTCCGTTCGGCGGCTTCGAACTGGCCGGCACCGGGGTGTGGCTGGACGCCAAGTACCGCAATTACCGCGAGTACACCGGCAACCAGGTGATGCGCCAGCCCAAGCGTCAATTCCGGCTGACGCCGAGCTACTACTGGATGCTGCCGTTCGGCGACCTGCGCGTGTTCGCCACCTACTCCTACATCGGCGAACGCTACGCCGACCTGGCCAACAGCCAGCGCCTGCCGTCCTACGACATGCTCGACCTCGGCGCCAGCCTGCATGCCGGCGAACACTGGGAGTTCACCGCCAGCGGCAGCAACGTGACCAACGAACTGGGCCTGACCGAAGGCAACGTGCGCGTGCCCGGCGCGGCCACCGGCGGCGTGTTCATGGGCCGCCCGATCGCCGGCCGCCAGTACCAGGTGTCGGTGGCGTACCGCTGGTAG
- a CDS encoding TonB-dependent receptor gives MSFSRSRSFRRTALSLALGGLLSPALALAADATTADAATPPASDSRHADGHKQDRHVKDMDAVVVTASPLRDAAGDLSQPVDVLAGERLDENRGASVGETVASLPGVQSSNFGPGVGRPIIRGLDGPRVAVLSDGLSTQDVSTVSQDHSPAVESFLADQIEVLKGPSTLLYGSGAIGGVVNVVDGRIAETPVDGVHGRAEVRFDGGDKDGNTDMFRVDAGNGSGLSIHADGVYRNQNDYDTPQGRQANSFLDGKTGSIGSSLAGDWGFVGVSISRFRDNYGNPGEPGDPAAGERGVSLRMHQDRYELKGGLTDPWGDGSALRYSFGHTAYTHIEFEGEEVGTVFDKRANEGRVEASFTVGGGWQTAFGVQGSDSTFQAIGEEAFVPKTDTRAIGVFAVARNNWDRVSAEVGARVDKVKYETDSGVDRDFTPKSVSLSGGFRFNEQWRLTANLDHAERAPAEEELFADGPHIATLAYEIGDADLKPEKANQAELGLNFKNTWVDAKVAAYYNRYDDFIYIADTGAQWFHEEDNDFLPIRQWTQADAIFHGFEGDATFHLADNDSGAWDLRVFGDTVRARLKDGGNLPRIAPARYGAQLRWDANNWRASLGATRYQKQDKVAVNETPTDGYTMVDAHLAYHVDAGSTAWEVFLDGNNLTDQDARVHTSFLKDDVMLPGRNASFGVRLFF, from the coding sequence ATGTCCTTTTCCCGCTCCCGTTCGTTCCGTCGCACCGCCTTGTCCCTCGCGCTGGGCGGCCTGCTCAGCCCCGCCCTCGCCCTGGCCGCCGATGCGACCACCGCGGACGCCGCCACGCCACCGGCCAGCGACAGCCGCCATGCCGACGGCCACAAGCAGGACCGCCACGTGAAGGACATGGACGCGGTGGTGGTCACCGCCAGCCCGCTGCGCGATGCCGCCGGCGACCTGAGCCAACCGGTGGACGTGCTGGCCGGCGAGCGCCTGGACGAGAACCGCGGCGCCAGCGTCGGCGAGACCGTGGCCAGCCTGCCCGGCGTGCAGAGTTCCAACTTCGGCCCCGGCGTCGGCCGGCCGATCATCCGCGGCCTGGACGGCCCGCGCGTGGCGGTGCTCAGCGACGGCCTGTCCACCCAGGACGTGTCCACCGTCAGCCAGGACCATTCGCCGGCGGTGGAGTCGTTCCTGGCCGACCAGATCGAAGTGCTGAAGGGCCCGTCCACCCTGCTGTACGGCTCCGGCGCGATCGGCGGCGTGGTCAACGTGGTCGACGGGCGCATCGCCGAGACTCCGGTGGACGGTGTGCACGGCCGCGCCGAAGTGCGCTTCGACGGCGGCGACAAGGACGGCAACACCGACATGTTCCGGGTCGATGCCGGCAACGGCAGCGGCCTGTCGATCCATGCCGACGGCGTGTACCGCAACCAGAACGACTACGACACCCCGCAGGGCCGCCAGGCCAATTCCTTCCTGGACGGCAAGACCGGCTCGATCGGCAGCTCGCTGGCCGGCGACTGGGGCTTCGTCGGCGTGTCGATCTCGCGCTTCCGCGACAATTACGGCAACCCGGGCGAACCCGGCGATCCGGCCGCCGGCGAGCGCGGCGTGTCGCTGCGCATGCACCAGGACCGCTACGAACTCAAGGGCGGGCTGACCGATCCGTGGGGCGACGGCAGCGCGCTGCGCTACAGCTTCGGCCATACCGCCTACACCCACATCGAGTTCGAAGGCGAGGAAGTGGGCACGGTGTTCGACAAGCGCGCCAACGAAGGGCGGGTCGAAGCCTCCTTCACCGTCGGCGGCGGCTGGCAGACCGCGTTCGGCGTGCAGGGCAGCGACTCCACCTTCCAGGCGATCGGCGAAGAGGCGTTCGTGCCGAAGACCGACACCCGCGCCATCGGCGTGTTCGCCGTGGCCCGCAACAACTGGGACCGCGTCAGCGCTGAAGTCGGCGCGCGCGTGGACAAGGTCAAGTACGAGACCGACAGCGGCGTGGACCGCGACTTCACCCCGAAGAGCGTCTCGCTCAGCGGCGGCTTCCGCTTCAACGAACAGTGGCGCCTGACCGCCAACCTCGACCATGCCGAGCGCGCGCCGGCCGAGGAAGAACTGTTCGCCGACGGCCCGCACATCGCCACCCTCGCCTACGAGATCGGCGACGCCGACCTCAAGCCGGAGAAGGCCAACCAGGCCGAGCTGGGACTGAACTTCAAGAACACTTGGGTGGATGCCAAGGTGGCGGCGTACTACAACCGCTACGACGACTTCATCTACATCGCCGATACCGGCGCGCAGTGGTTCCACGAGGAGGACAACGACTTCCTGCCGATCCGCCAGTGGACCCAGGCCGACGCGATCTTCCATGGTTTCGAGGGCGATGCCACCTTCCACCTGGCCGACAACGACAGCGGCGCCTGGGACCTGAGGGTGTTCGGCGACACCGTGCGCGCGCGGCTGAAGGACGGCGGCAACCTGCCGCGCATCGCTCCGGCACGCTACGGTGCGCAGCTGCGCTGGGATGCGAACAACTGGCGCGCCTCGCTCGGCGCCACCCGCTACCAGAAGCAGGACAAGGTGGCGGTCAACGAGACCCCGACCGACGGCTATACCATGGTCGATGCGCACCTGGCTTACCACGTCGATGCCGGCAGCACCGCCTGGGAAGTGTTCCTGGACGGCAACAACCTGACCGACCAGGACGCGCGCGTGCACACCTCGTTCCTGAAGGACGACGTGATGCTGCCCGGCCGCAACGCCTCGTTCGGCGTGCGCCTGTTCTTCTGA